Proteins found in one Gardnerella vaginalis ATCC 14018 = JCM 11026 genomic segment:
- the pgsA gene encoding CDP-diacylglycerol--glycerol-3-phosphate 3-phosphatidyltransferase, with product MLKNSKSKLLEGWDYAPNVVTYIRIILSILFIILYLVAGPWGYTSTAIRWSVFVLFVIAASTDKLDGWMARKYNQVTELGKLLDPIADKLLMLSALIIASAFGELYWWITALFVIREIGITILRFYVINKGGKVIAASSAGKFKTLSQSIGIAMLLVPIVPIFCANDIPLWVICYYSIAYGLIGIAIGFATYSGILYVNDALKH from the coding sequence ATGTTGAAAAACAGTAAGTCTAAATTACTTGAAGGTTGGGATTATGCTCCTAATGTAGTGACATACATAAGGATTATTCTTTCCATTCTATTTATAATCTTATATTTGGTTGCAGGTCCTTGGGGTTATACTTCTACTGCGATACGTTGGTCAGTGTTTGTTTTGTTTGTAATTGCAGCTTCTACAGATAAATTAGATGGTTGGATGGCTAGAAAATACAATCAGGTAACTGAGCTTGGTAAATTACTAGATCCTATAGCAGATAAGCTTCTTATGCTTTCCGCGCTTATTATTGCGTCAGCTTTTGGAGAACTATATTGGTGGATTACTGCTTTGTTTGTTATTCGTGAAATTGGCATAACTATTTTACGATTCTATGTTATAAATAAGGGCGGTAAAGTGATTGCAGCATCTTCTGCTGGAAAGTTTAAGACACTTTCTCAGTCAATTGGTATTGCAATGCTTCTCGTTCCTATTGTTCCTATTTTCTGCGCAAATGATATTCCACTTTGGGTGATTTGCTATTACTCCATTGCTTACGGTTTGATTGGAATTGCAATAGGTTTTGCTACTTACTCTGGTATTCTTTATGTGAACGACGCTTTGAAGCATTGA
- a CDS encoding DNA translocase FtsK: MAGRGGKSSKSSSNVSYDEPFWESALLFVPRLVGKVVRSLFGVGEYDEAYRRDGLCFVMIIIAILFCASEWFRVSGFIGVAFHFAASAVFGVMSIVLPVWLFAVAIRLMRNSGSKSGNPRVIGGFVLILWSICSILDILFASKNQHFHIEDLQKSGGLLGFSLGSPLAWGLSRTFALVIFVIIAIFSFLMILKLHVTDITQFIFSAFSKDSKDSKDDNSEEDSYDNDSKDDDKTLEFADGVPTHDDSDKSEKSRRSLHNSLISKLWNSLFGTKKKDSNNELLDEYAGDDAFLCASSKDGGSNFESNNADRTNSHDGDLNNQSQGYENTVDKSHNRESPRSVSSSGSSANSNSWKTSPELYIDEFPKAPISTSEQYSSDPWGNMPAQQLDKYRSSQENNSDSAAGKDIYDSNHSDSNVYEDEPYILPDLNILVHGKPHATRTPANDRVIRALTSTFEQFEVDAKVIGFLRGPSVTQYEVELGSGVKVEKVTNLQKNIAYAVASTDVRILSPIPGKSAIGIEIPNVDREIVNLGDVLRSDKARQDPNPMLTGVGKDVEGHFVTAALDKMPHLLVAGATGSGKSSFINSMLTSIIMRATPEQVRMILVDPKRVELSAYAGIPHLLTPIITDPKKAAQALEWVVKEMDARYDDLQFFGFRHVKDFNKAVREGKVHAPAGSNRKVAPYPYLLVVVDEMADLMMVAKNDVESSIQRITQLARAAGVHLVLATQRPSVDVVTGLIKANIPSRLAFATSSATDSRVILDTVGAETLIGQGDALFLPMGAAKPQRVQGSWVSESEIRRAVEYVRTQRKPKYREDIEQMAQKADAQAQSKLKTSDIGDDMDELLQAAELVVGAQFGSTSMLQRKLRVGFSKAGRLMDLLESRGVVGPSEGSKAREVLVQPQDLPKVLAFIRGESDSL, encoded by the coding sequence ATGGCAGGTAGGGGCGGTAAGTCATCAAAGTCGTCATCAAATGTATCTTATGATGAACCTTTTTGGGAATCCGCGCTGCTTTTTGTTCCGCGACTTGTTGGTAAAGTAGTACGTTCGCTTTTTGGTGTGGGAGAATACGACGAAGCATACCGCAGAGATGGATTGTGCTTTGTAATGATTATTATTGCTATTCTTTTCTGCGCATCGGAATGGTTTAGAGTTAGTGGTTTTATAGGCGTTGCTTTTCACTTCGCAGCATCTGCAGTTTTTGGAGTTATGAGCATTGTTTTACCAGTTTGGTTATTTGCTGTAGCAATTAGACTAATGAGAAATAGTGGATCAAAATCAGGTAACCCACGTGTTATAGGTGGTTTTGTTCTTATTTTGTGGTCTATATGTTCTATTTTAGATATTTTATTTGCTAGTAAAAATCAACATTTTCACATAGAAGATTTGCAAAAATCTGGTGGATTATTAGGTTTTTCTCTTGGTTCTCCTTTAGCTTGGGGATTATCTAGGACTTTTGCTCTAGTGATTTTTGTTATTATCGCAATTTTTTCGTTTTTGATGATTTTAAAATTGCATGTTACAGACATAACGCAGTTTATATTTTCTGCTTTTTCTAAAGATAGTAAAGATAGTAAAGACGATAATTCTGAGGAAGATTCATACGATAATGATTCTAAGGATGATGATAAAACACTTGAATTTGCTGATGGAGTGCCAACTCATGATGATTCTGACAAATCTGAAAAGTCTCGCAGATCTTTGCATAATTCGTTAATTTCTAAATTATGGAATTCACTATTTGGAACTAAGAAAAAAGATAGTAATAATGAGCTTTTAGATGAGTATGCTGGAGATGATGCTTTTCTCTGTGCATCTTCAAAAGATGGCGGTAGTAATTTCGAATCAAATAATGCTGATCGCACGAATAGTCATGATGGTGATCTTAATAATCAATCGCAAGGTTATGAAAATACGGTTGATAAATCACATAATCGTGAGTCTCCTAGGTCTGTATCTTCAAGTGGTTCTTCTGCGAATTCTAATTCTTGGAAAACATCTCCAGAATTATATATTGATGAATTCCCTAAGGCTCCTATAAGCACCAGCGAGCAATATTCTTCTGATCCTTGGGGAAATATGCCTGCTCAACAATTAGATAAATATAGGTCATCGCAAGAAAATAATAGTGATAGCGCTGCTGGCAAAGATATATACGATTCAAATCATAGTGATTCTAATGTTTATGAAGATGAACCTTATATTCTACCAGATTTGAACATACTTGTTCATGGAAAGCCTCATGCAACAAGAACACCAGCGAATGATCGTGTGATTCGAGCTTTAACTTCTACCTTTGAACAATTTGAGGTAGATGCGAAGGTTATTGGCTTCTTAAGAGGTCCTTCTGTAACTCAATATGAAGTTGAGTTAGGATCTGGAGTAAAAGTAGAGAAGGTAACGAATCTTCAAAAGAATATTGCGTATGCTGTAGCAAGTACTGATGTGCGTATTCTCTCTCCAATTCCGGGCAAGTCTGCAATTGGTATTGAGATCCCGAATGTAGATAGAGAGATTGTAAATCTGGGAGATGTTCTTAGGTCTGATAAAGCGCGCCAAGATCCAAACCCTATGCTTACAGGTGTTGGTAAGGATGTTGAGGGTCATTTCGTAACGGCAGCTCTCGATAAAATGCCGCATTTGCTTGTTGCAGGTGCTACAGGATCTGGTAAGTCGAGTTTTATTAACTCGATGCTCACTTCTATTATCATGCGAGCAACACCTGAACAGGTTCGTATGATTTTGGTAGATCCTAAGAGAGTAGAGCTTTCTGCATACGCTGGCATTCCGCATTTGCTCACACCGATTATTACGGATCCTAAGAAGGCTGCGCAGGCTCTCGAGTGGGTTGTTAAAGAGATGGACGCGCGCTACGACGACTTGCAATTCTTCGGCTTCCGCCATGTTAAAGATTTCAACAAGGCTGTGCGTGAAGGAAAAGTTCATGCTCCGGCTGGTTCTAATCGAAAAGTTGCTCCATACCCGTATTTGCTTGTGGTTGTAGACGAGATGGCTGATTTGATGATGGTTGCTAAGAACGATGTGGAAAGTTCTATTCAGCGTATTACTCAGCTTGCTCGAGCTGCAGGAGTGCATTTGGTTCTTGCTACTCAGCGCCCATCTGTTGACGTTGTAACAGGCTTGATTAAAGCAAATATTCCTTCTCGCTTGGCTTTTGCTACTTCATCTGCAACTGATTCCAGGGTTATTCTCGATACTGTTGGTGCAGAAACTTTGATTGGTCAAGGTGACGCTTTGTTCCTTCCAATGGGTGCTGCTAAGCCTCAGCGTGTGCAGGGCTCGTGGGTGAGTGAATCTGAAATCCGCAGAGCTGTGGAGTATGTTCGCACTCAGCGCAAGCCAAAGTATCGTGAAGATATTGAACAAATGGCTCAAAAAGCGGATGCTCAAGCTCAAAGCAAGCTTAAAACTAGCGATATTGGCGACGATATGGATGAGCTGCTTCAGGCTGCAGAGCTTGTAGTAGGCGCTCAGTTTGGATCCACTTCGATGCTTCAAAGAAAATTGCGTGTTGGCTTTTCTAAAGCTGGTAGGTTAATGGATTTGCTTGAGTCGCGTGGCGTTGTTGGTCCATCCGAAGGATCTAAGGCACGTGAGGTTCTTGTGCAACCTCAAGATTTGCCTAAAGTTTTAGCATTTATTCGCGGTGAAAGTGATTCTTTGTAA
- the purT gene encoding formate-dependent phosphoribosylglycinamide formyltransferase, with protein sequence MSFSQKSDSNNELNESVTNERIFGIFDSKLHTTKVLLLGSGELGKEIAIELIRLGIRVCAADSYANAPAMQVAQENRVLDMSDSQALQDLINDINPDIIIPEIEAISTQILKNVVKSKKIQVVPSSDITAIAMDREALRKISHEKLGLPTTPYRFASNYEELEKGAKIVGYPCVVKPIMSSSGHGQSIVKNPENLQNAWIEAQNGRRSKHKNQNTQNADISRVIVEALAPLDYELTVLTVSSSAGITTCEPIAQFQKNGDYRQSWQPANIPENVRINAQNIAKRAVEGLSQIARENGETGWGVYGVELFVLKNGDLLFNELSPRPHDTGMVTMISQYYSEFALHVLAILGVPITQKHTALCLKNNEVALSHALVVEGNGKIGFANVAKSLNTEDCARCDIRIFGKPEVHGSRRMGVILTVADSVSDAKSCATRIASELHTVELPS encoded by the coding sequence ATGAGTTTTTCGCAAAAATCAGATTCAAATAATGAATTAAATGAAAGCGTTACAAACGAGCGAATTTTTGGTATTTTTGATTCAAAATTACATACAACAAAAGTTCTTCTTCTTGGCTCTGGAGAACTTGGTAAAGAGATTGCTATAGAGCTTATAAGGCTTGGCATAAGAGTATGCGCGGCAGATAGCTATGCGAACGCTCCTGCAATGCAAGTAGCTCAAGAAAATCGCGTTTTAGATATGAGCGACTCTCAAGCGTTACAAGACTTAATAAACGATATAAACCCAGACATAATAATTCCTGAAATTGAAGCAATATCAACTCAAATACTAAAAAATGTTGTAAAGAGTAAGAAAATTCAGGTTGTTCCAAGCTCTGATATTACTGCGATTGCTATGGACCGTGAAGCTTTGCGAAAAATTTCACACGAAAAACTAGGATTGCCAACAACACCATATCGATTTGCTTCTAACTATGAAGAATTAGAAAAAGGAGCAAAAATCGTAGGATATCCATGCGTCGTGAAACCAATTATGAGCTCATCTGGTCACGGTCAATCAATAGTAAAAAATCCTGAAAACCTACAAAATGCTTGGATAGAAGCACAAAATGGAAGAAGATCTAAGCATAAGAATCAGAACACGCAAAACGCTGATATATCTCGCGTAATTGTTGAAGCTTTAGCACCATTAGACTACGAGCTAACAGTACTAACTGTAAGCTCCAGCGCTGGAATAACAACATGCGAACCCATTGCACAATTTCAAAAAAATGGCGATTACAGGCAATCATGGCAACCAGCAAATATACCAGAAAACGTTCGAATCAACGCTCAAAATATTGCTAAACGAGCCGTTGAAGGTCTATCTCAAATAGCAAGAGAAAACGGAGAAACTGGTTGGGGCGTTTATGGAGTTGAACTCTTTGTTCTTAAAAACGGTGATTTACTTTTCAACGAACTATCCCCTCGTCCGCACGATACTGGCATGGTTACAATGATTTCACAGTATTACAGCGAGTTTGCTCTGCATGTTTTAGCTATTTTGGGTGTTCCTATTACTCAAAAGCACACTGCTCTTTGCTTAAAAAATAATGAAGTCGCTTTAAGCCATGCACTTGTTGTAGAAGGTAACGGAAAAATTGGATTTGCGAATGTAGCAAAATCATTAAACACTGAAGATTGCGCAAGATGTGATATACGCATCTTTGGAAAGCCAGAAGTTCATGGCTCAAGACGCATGGGTGTTATTTTGACAGTAGCAGACAGCGTAAGTGATGCAAAATCTTGCGCGACACGCATTGCTAGCGAATTACACACTGTAGAACTACCGTCTTAA
- the purC gene encoding phosphoribosylaminoimidazolesuccinocarboxamide synthase produces the protein MEKLDKLYEGKAKKLYATDNNNVLWVEYMNQATAGNGLKKAQIAGKGSLNNQITSLLFHLLEARGVKSHFLGRISSTEQLVKRMKMFPLEIIMRNTAAGSFAKRYAVKEGTPLKKPLLEFCVKSDELGDPFINPEGVVALGLATDEELAEITRQAHAVNNALLDVFSKIDVQLVDFKIEEGVDSKGNILLADEITPDTCRLWDKRNTNNSEVSHLDKDLFRRDLGDIIPAYEEIFSRLKSLAQSESVNFDEINPNNYVEE, from the coding sequence ATGGAAAAACTTGACAAGTTGTATGAAGGCAAAGCAAAGAAATTGTATGCCACTGATAACAATAATGTGTTGTGGGTGGAATACATGAATCAGGCAACAGCTGGCAACGGTCTTAAAAAAGCTCAAATTGCTGGCAAAGGCAGCTTAAACAATCAAATAACTTCTTTACTATTCCATCTTCTTGAAGCGCGTGGCGTGAAAAGCCACTTCCTAGGGCGCATTTCTAGCACTGAGCAACTTGTAAAACGCATGAAAATGTTCCCATTAGAAATAATAATGCGAAATACTGCTGCTGGTTCTTTTGCAAAACGTTATGCTGTAAAAGAAGGCACTCCTTTAAAGAAACCATTATTGGAATTCTGCGTTAAATCCGACGAACTTGGCGATCCATTTATTAATCCTGAAGGCGTTGTAGCTCTTGGATTAGCAACCGATGAAGAGCTGGCAGAAATTACTCGTCAAGCTCATGCTGTTAATAATGCATTGCTTGATGTTTTCTCTAAGATTGACGTACAGCTTGTTGACTTCAAGATTGAAGAAGGCGTTGATTCTAAGGGAAACATTCTGCTCGCTGACGAAATAACGCCAGATACTTGCAGACTTTGGGATAAGCGCAATACGAATAATTCTGAAGTAAGCCACTTAGATAAAGATTTATTCAGACGAGATTTAGGAGATATAATTCCAGCCTACGAGGAGATATTCTCAAGGCTTAAATCTCTTGCTCAAAGCGAAAGCGTAAACTTCGACGAAATAAATCCAAATAATTATGTTGAAGAATGA